From the Vulpes lagopus strain Blue_001 chromosome 15, ASM1834538v1, whole genome shotgun sequence genome, one window contains:
- the CCDC89 gene encoding coiled-coil domain-containing protein 89 has protein sequence MPQEEKPLRMDPAPTEEPLEKQNKKLETPEEEMEFKELDGLREALANLRGLSAEEKSEKAMLCSRIQEQSQLICILKRRSDEALERCQILELLNTELEEKRMLEAEQLKAKSQHAQKLEERFMTLAANHELMIRFKDEHKSQNVKLREENEKLRLENSNLFSQALKDQEAKVLQLTARSEALSKELETLKQRCAQDACQAQAREKELLELQNQQACAHTKETEQLRSQLQSLQQQQRQAVEQMAEAERAHSSLNRELQARLQTVTREKDELLQLSMERGRVLQNKQAEIRQLEEKLETADVARRHALERFEQEAVAVDSNLRVRELQRRVDGIQKAYDELRLQSEAFKKHSLDLLSKERELNAKLRHLFP, from the coding sequence ATGCCTCAAGAAGAGAAGCCTCTCAGGATGGACCCTGCGCCCACTGAAGAGCCCttagagaagcaaaacaaaaaactagaaacgCCGGAAGAGGAGATGGAGTTTAAGGAACTGGACGGTCTGAGGGAGGCCTTGGCAAACCTCCGGGGGCTGTCTGCGGAGGAGAAGAGCGAGAAGGCGATGCTTTGCTCCCGCATCCAAGAGCAGTCCCAGCTCATCTGCATCCTGAAGCGGAGGTCGGATGAGGCCCTGGAACGCTGCCAGATCCTGGAGCTGCTCAACACAGAGCTGGAGGAGAAGAGGATGCTGGAGGCCGAGCAGCTGAAGGCCAAGAGCCAGCATGCCCAGAAGCTGGAGGAACGCTTTATGACCCTGGCAGCCAACCACGAGTTGATGATACGCTTCAAGGACGAACACAAGAGTCAGAACGTCAAGCTCAGGGAGGagaatgagaaactgaggctggagaACAGCAACCTGTTCAGTCAGGCTCTGAAGGACCAGGAGGCCAAAGTGTTGCAGCTCACTGCCCGCAGCGAGGCCCTCTCCAAGGAGCTGGAGACTCTGAAACAGAGGTGTGCTCAGGATGCCTGCCAGGCCCAGGCCAGAGAGAAGGAGCTGCTGGAGCTGCAGAATCAGCAGGCCTGCGCCCACACCAAGGAGACAGAGCAGCTGCGCAGCCAGCTGCAGagcctccagcagcagcagcggcaggcGGTGGAGCAGATGGCAGAGGCAGAGCGGGCACACAGCAGCCTGAACCGGGAGCTGCAGGCCAGGCTGCAGACGGTCACCCGAGAGAAGGACGAGCTGTTGCAGCTGTCCATGGAGAGGGGCAGGGTGCTTCAGAACAAGCAAGCAGAGATCCGCCAGCTCGAGGAGAAGCTGGAGACAGCAGATGTGGCCAGGAGGCACGCGCTGGAGAGGTTTGAGCAAGAGGCAGTGGCCGTGGACAGCAACTTGAGAGTCCGGGAACTTCAGCGCAGGGTAGATGGGATCCAGAAGGCCTACGACGAACTCCGGCTGCAGTCTGAAGCCTTCAAAAAGCACAGCCTGGATCTTTTAAGCAAGGAGAGAGAACTCAACGCCAAACTCCGCCATCTCTTTCCATAG